One stretch of Streptomyces sp. 135 DNA includes these proteins:
- a CDS encoding class I SAM-dependent methyltransferase, which translates to MAPRTPSRPVGTVTRGTTNPNRLRRMDRWIAATHGAALRRSPDPVAVDLGYGASPWTAVELLLRLRTVAPHARVVGIEIDPARVAAAQPYEREGLVFRHGGFEVPLPGSPVLIRAANVLRQYDEEQVAAVWERLCARLAPGGLLVEGTCDEIGRRHVWVGLGPEGPRTVTFAARLGSLERPSDLAERLPKALIHRNVPGEPVHAFLRDFDRAWAAAAPYASYGARQRWIRAVRDVSVDWPVLGGTSRWRQGEVTVRWEALAPRAG; encoded by the coding sequence ATGGCCCCACGCACCCCTTCCCGCCCCGTGGGAACGGTGACGCGCGGGACCACGAACCCGAACCGGCTGCGCCGCATGGACCGCTGGATCGCCGCCACGCACGGCGCCGCCCTGCGCCGCTCCCCCGACCCCGTCGCCGTCGACCTCGGCTACGGCGCCTCCCCCTGGACCGCCGTCGAACTGCTGCTGCGGCTGCGTACCGTCGCGCCGCACGCGCGCGTGGTCGGCATCGAGATCGATCCGGCGCGGGTCGCCGCCGCGCAACCGTATGAGCGCGAGGGGCTCGTGTTCCGGCACGGCGGCTTCGAGGTGCCGCTGCCGGGCAGCCCGGTGCTGATCCGGGCGGCGAACGTCCTGCGGCAGTACGACGAGGAGCAGGTCGCCGCCGTGTGGGAGCGGCTGTGCGCGCGGCTCGCCCCCGGCGGGCTGCTCGTCGAGGGCACCTGCGACGAGATCGGCCGGCGGCACGTGTGGGTCGGGCTCGGCCCTGAGGGGCCCCGCACGGTGACGTTCGCGGCGCGGCTCGGCTCCCTGGAGCGGCCCTCCGACCTGGCCGAGCGGCTGCCGAAGGCGCTGATCCACCGGAACGTGCCGGGTGAGCCGGTGCACGCGTTCCTGCGGGACTTCGACCGGGCCTGGGCGGCCGCGGCGCCGTACGCCTCGTACGGGGCGCGGCAGCGGTGGATCAGGGCGGTGCGTGACGTCAGCGTCGACTGGCCGGTCCTCGGTGGGACTTCGCGGTGGCGGCAGGGTGAAGTGACGGTGCGCTGGGAGGCGTTGGCGCCTCGGGCGGGGTGA
- a CDS encoding C40 family peptidase: protein MTGKRYSTAATVALICAAVVVTAPGAAYASPPPPSSPAEPTPRSDESLERVRKEIEKLYHEAGVATDAYNAAEEKADKQSEQIVKLAKDIAEGQARLKKLKARAGAAARAQYRGGGMPDEAQLMLSDDPRQFLDGAGRMRQGEKATKGMLTELRRTQEDLRIYAEDATARWKKLEANRKAKAASKKKIKKKIADAEKLESRLEKKERERLRKLEEEAALKKQSAWVGSGALKDIGGKMTPEGKKAVEFATAQIGKPYVWGAEGPGSYDCSGLTSKAWAAAGRGIPRTSQEQWKQLPRIDMKNMRPGDLIIYHADASHVGMYVGDGAIVHAPRPGRDVTIAGAGSMKILGVVRPDK from the coding sequence GTGACCGGCAAGCGATACTCGACGGCGGCGACTGTGGCACTGATCTGCGCGGCGGTGGTGGTGACAGCGCCGGGAGCGGCGTATGCGAGCCCCCCGCCTCCTTCCAGCCCCGCGGAGCCGACGCCCAGATCGGACGAGTCCCTTGAGCGGGTGCGCAAGGAGATCGAGAAGCTCTACCACGAGGCGGGCGTGGCCACCGACGCGTACAACGCAGCGGAGGAGAAGGCCGACAAGCAGTCCGAGCAGATCGTGAAGCTGGCCAAGGACATCGCCGAGGGCCAGGCCAGGCTGAAGAAGCTCAAGGCCCGCGCGGGCGCCGCGGCCCGCGCGCAGTACCGCGGCGGCGGCATGCCGGACGAGGCGCAGCTGATGCTCAGCGACGACCCGCGCCAGTTCCTGGACGGCGCCGGACGCATGCGGCAGGGCGAGAAGGCCACCAAGGGCATGCTGACGGAGCTGAGGAGAACCCAGGAAGACCTGCGGATCTACGCCGAGGACGCGACCGCCCGCTGGAAGAAGCTGGAAGCCAACCGCAAGGCGAAGGCCGCGTCGAAGAAGAAGATAAAGAAGAAGATCGCCGACGCCGAGAAGCTCGAATCGAGGCTGGAGAAGAAGGAGCGGGAGCGGCTGCGCAAGCTGGAGGAGGAGGCCGCCCTCAAGAAGCAGTCGGCGTGGGTGGGTTCGGGCGCCCTGAAGGACATCGGCGGCAAGATGACGCCCGAGGGCAAGAAGGCCGTCGAGTTCGCCACGGCCCAGATCGGCAAGCCGTACGTGTGGGGCGCCGAGGGCCCGGGGTCGTACGACTGCTCGGGGCTCACCTCGAAGGCCTGGGCGGCAGCCGGGCGCGGCATCCCGCGGACCTCCCAGGAGCAGTGGAAGCAGCTGCCGCGCATCGACATGAAGAACATGCGCCCCGGCGACCTGATCATCTACCACGCGGACGCCAGCCACGTCGGGATGTACGTGGGCGACGGCGCGATCGTGCACGCGCCGCGGCCGGGGCGGGACGTGACCATCGCCGGAGCGGGTTCCATGAAGATCCTCGGGGTCGTACGGCCCGACAAGTAG
- a CDS encoding fused response regulator/phosphatase → MPVPIPRQRAIPAAEGGRTQAPPPSDTAAAPRDTTDTGSLGTGPGPAPDPAPEPAPGPAPVTVPERGSVDGAAPATGTSLSLLVIEDDPAGPLSVPRLLDSAGKPIRIRTARNLTEAERLLTDDVHCILLDLALTVPGTTASAPGSASGPSSASGAPSGTATGTAEAEVDELAALKHVLRLAPRHAVLALTANDDSELGAEAVRVGAQDYLLRDELDGRLLSRAIRYAVERKRADAAQRQLTESRLRAQENARLERGLLPTPLLDGSPLRFAARYRPGRSRALLGGDFYDTVRTPDGSVHVMIGDVCGHGPDEAALGVELRIAWRALTFAGLCGDELLSTLQKVLEHERADDEIFATLCTVDIAPDGRRAGLCLAGHPAPLIAREGRLAELLPYEDGGPALGLLPRARWPRRQVELGGKWSLMLYTDGLIEGRIGRGKERLGQEGMVEMVRRQIASGLQGDELLEAAVNEARDLNGGDLTDDVAVLLLDRTPGGHDR, encoded by the coding sequence ATGCCCGTACCCATACCGCGGCAGAGAGCGATCCCGGCCGCGGAAGGCGGTCGGACTCAGGCGCCGCCCCCGAGCGACACGGCGGCGGCTCCCCGTGACACGACCGACACAGGCAGCCTCGGCACCGGCCCAGGACCTGCCCCGGACCCCGCCCCCGAGCCTGCGCCTGGCCCCGCGCCCGTCACGGTGCCCGAGCGCGGCTCCGTCGACGGCGCCGCACCCGCCACGGGCACCAGCCTCAGCCTGCTGGTGATCGAGGACGACCCGGCGGGCCCGCTGAGCGTCCCGCGCCTGCTCGACTCCGCCGGCAAGCCCATCCGGATCCGCACCGCCCGCAACCTCACCGAGGCCGAGCGGCTGCTCACGGACGACGTGCACTGCATCCTGCTCGACCTCGCCCTGACCGTCCCCGGCACCACCGCCTCCGCCCCCGGCAGCGCTTCCGGCCCCAGCAGCGCTTCGGGTGCGCCTTCCGGTACCGCTACCGGCACCGCCGAGGCGGAGGTGGACGAGCTCGCCGCGCTCAAGCACGTGCTGCGCCTCGCGCCCCGCCACGCCGTCCTCGCGCTCACCGCCAACGACGACTCCGAGCTCGGCGCCGAGGCCGTGCGCGTCGGCGCCCAGGACTACCTCTTGCGCGACGAGCTGGACGGACGGCTGCTGAGCCGCGCCATCCGGTACGCGGTGGAGCGCAAGCGCGCCGACGCCGCCCAGCGCCAGCTGACCGAGTCCCGGCTGCGGGCCCAGGAGAACGCCCGCCTGGAGCGCGGCCTGCTGCCGACGCCGCTCCTGGACGGCTCACCGCTGCGGTTCGCCGCCCGCTACCGGCCCGGCCGCTCCCGCGCGCTGCTCGGCGGCGACTTCTACGACACCGTGCGCACCCCCGACGGCTCCGTGCACGTCATGATCGGCGACGTGTGCGGCCACGGCCCCGACGAGGCCGCGCTCGGCGTGGAACTGCGGATCGCCTGGCGCGCGCTGACCTTCGCGGGCCTGTGCGGCGACGAACTGCTCTCCACGCTCCAGAAGGTCCTGGAGCACGAGCGCGCCGACGACGAGATCTTCGCGACGCTCTGCACGGTCGACATCGCCCCCGACGGCCGCCGGGCCGGACTCTGCCTGGCCGGCCACCCCGCGCCGCTGATCGCGCGCGAGGGCCGCCTCGCGGAACTCCTTCCGTACGAGGACGGGGGCCCCGCGCTCGGCCTGCTGCCGCGTGCCCGCTGGCCGCGCCGACAGGTGGAGCTGGGCGGGAAGTGGAGCCTGATGCTCTACACGGACGGCCTGATCGAGGGCCGGATCGGCCGGGGCAAGGAGCGCCTGGGCCAGGAGGGCATGGTGGAGATGGTCCGCCGCCAGATCGCCTCGGGGCTCCAGGGCGACGAACTGCTCGAAGCCGCCGTGAACGAGGCACGGGACCTCAACGGCGGCGACCTGACGGACGACGTGGCGGTCCTGCTCCTTGACCGGACGCCGGGCGGCCACGACCGCTAG
- a CDS encoding DUF2516 family protein, with the protein MQGFANFMWLLSLALILFSGFALIDAAVRREDAYRAADKKTKPFWLIILGLAFVVNLIFNILSFLPILGLIATIVYMVDVRPAIRQITGGGGRRGGSSSDGPYGPYNGGR; encoded by the coding sequence ATGCAGGGTTTCGCGAACTTCATGTGGCTGCTTTCGCTGGCCCTGATCCTGTTCAGCGGATTCGCGCTCATCGACGCCGCCGTCCGGCGCGAGGACGCCTATCGGGCCGCGGACAAGAAGACCAAGCCGTTCTGGCTGATCATCCTCGGGCTCGCCTTCGTGGTGAACCTGATCTTCAACATCCTGTCGTTCCTGCCGATCCTCGGCCTCATCGCCACCATCGTCTACATGGTGGACGTGCGGCCCGCGATCCGGCAGATCACCGGCGGTGGGGGCCGCCGCGGCGGCTCCAGCAGCGACGGTCCGTACGGCCCGTACAACGGCGGCCGGTAA
- a CDS encoding helix-turn-helix transcriptional regulator — MASLNVGNLGEYLREQRRTAQLSLRQLADAAGVSNPYLSQIERGLRKPSAEVLQQVAKALRISAETLYVRAGILDEKERDELETRAVILADPSINERQKQVLLQIYESFRKENGFETSSYAESYANEEAESYADVDTENPETADGPRTADGSDAGPKQTPPS; from the coding sequence ATGGCATCACTCAACGTCGGCAATCTCGGCGAGTACCTGCGCGAACAGCGGCGCACCGCGCAGTTGTCGCTCAGGCAGCTCGCCGATGCCGCCGGGGTGTCCAATCCGTATCTGAGCCAGATCGAGCGCGGCCTGCGCAAGCCGAGCGCCGAGGTGTTGCAGCAGGTCGCCAAGGCCCTGCGGATCTCCGCCGAGACGCTGTACGTGCGGGCCGGGATCCTCGACGAGAAGGAGCGGGACGAGCTGGAGACGCGCGCCGTCATCCTCGCCGACCCCTCCATCAACGAGCGCCAGAAGCAGGTGCTGTTGCAGATCTACGAGTCGTTCCGCAAGGAGAACGGCTTCGAGACCTCTTCGTACGCGGAGTCGTACGCGAACGAGGAAGCGGAGTCGTACGCGGATGTGGACACCGAGAACCCCGAGACCGCTGACGGCCCCCGCACGGCCGACGGCAGTGATGCCGGCCCGAAGCAGACACCCCCAAGCTGA
- a CDS encoding PaeR7I family type II restriction endonuclease: MAGSLTAAVRNHWVTSGNSVRSPHHIESVIESAVDALVERGIDRSWIQTGRKASLPASFGLGNTRWDIVIIKDGIPLGGIEFTAQSGTSARMNLSNRIHEATSRALAVRSSDQNGGLQPLLGLFIMWEQGRGTSVQPRLEAALNQFLDDELYDEIAYTTCNSDAELREPVEGMSVQRFIDRFSRRLLARAVGPLKVVTPILEPYREVIEAARGEKKDYSLERVPKRGGQAAVFRGVHKASGIEIAFKRRLSQWSKAGARMGREIEIARILSAHPHVMPVLDFEAQHRWFIMPLADATAEEQFLQLKDPTHLHRMIKSVASALAEAHRHGWRHRDVKPQNILLLHGRWTLADWGTVRRPRGQTTFAGRTGAHIGTPGFAPPELFPGPHAPEFPAGPHDLSVPATDIYSLGRVAAWALTGQWPQANIPLLPAEEPWRTIVEEATQHKIERRPQSIAEFLAIIDREHSKAGRS; the protein is encoded by the coding sequence ATGGCAGGGTCGTTGACAGCTGCGGTGCGGAACCACTGGGTCACTTCAGGCAATTCTGTCCGTAGCCCTCACCACATAGAATCCGTAATTGAATCCGCCGTCGATGCCCTGGTTGAACGCGGCATTGACCGCTCCTGGATTCAGACAGGACGAAAGGCTTCCCTACCGGCATCCTTCGGCTTGGGAAACACCCGCTGGGATATTGTCATCATCAAGGATGGAATACCGCTGGGAGGAATCGAATTCACGGCACAGTCCGGGACCTCAGCCAGAATGAACTTGTCCAACCGGATCCACGAGGCAACCTCGCGCGCACTCGCGGTACGAAGCTCAGATCAAAACGGCGGACTGCAGCCACTGCTCGGTCTATTTATCATGTGGGAACAGGGCAGGGGCACCTCTGTCCAGCCAAGGCTTGAAGCAGCGCTAAACCAATTTCTTGACGACGAACTCTACGACGAGATTGCCTACACTACCTGTAACTCCGATGCGGAACTACGGGAGCCAGTGGAAGGCATGTCTGTGCAGCGGTTCATCGACCGTTTCAGCCGTCGACTACTCGCACGAGCGGTAGGCCCACTGAAAGTCGTTACGCCAATACTAGAGCCCTACCGAGAGGTGATCGAGGCCGCACGGGGTGAGAAGAAGGACTATTCCCTGGAGCGCGTGCCCAAACGGGGTGGGCAAGCAGCAGTGTTCCGAGGAGTGCACAAAGCGTCAGGAATCGAGATTGCTTTCAAGCGGAGGCTTTCTCAGTGGTCGAAGGCAGGCGCCCGGATGGGACGCGAGATCGAGATCGCCCGCATCCTGAGTGCACATCCACATGTCATGCCAGTCCTGGACTTTGAGGCGCAGCACCGCTGGTTCATCATGCCTCTGGCAGACGCAACCGCTGAAGAGCAGTTCCTCCAGTTGAAGGATCCAACGCATCTTCACAGGATGATCAAATCGGTGGCATCCGCTCTAGCAGAAGCGCACCGCCATGGTTGGCGCCACCGCGACGTCAAGCCACAGAACATCCTCCTGCTGCATGGGCGTTGGACCTTGGCCGACTGGGGCACCGTGCGTCGGCCACGCGGCCAAACCACCTTCGCCGGCCGTACCGGCGCCCATATCGGCACTCCTGGCTTCGCGCCGCCTGAGCTTTTCCCCGGGCCGCATGCGCCTGAGTTTCCCGCCGGGCCGCACGACCTCTCCGTGCCGGCGACAGACATCTACAGCCTCGGCCGAGTCGCCGCCTGGGCTCTCACCGGGCAGTGGCCACAAGCAAATATCCCCCTCTTGCCGGCAGAGGAGCCATGGCGGACCATCGTCGAGGAAGCGACACAGCACAAGATCGAAAGACGCCCGCAAAGTATTGCCGAGTTCCTGGCCATCATCGACCGCGAGCACAGCAAAGCAGGACGATCCTGA